The genomic segment GATAGCTTTGGGCGTGTTCTGGCTGAGGATATATATTCAAGTATTGATGTACCGCCATTCGACAGATCTACTATGGATGGCTATGCAGTGAGATCCGAAGATCTATATGGTGCTAGTGAGATAACACCAGTAACTCTTAAGATCGTTGGAAGGATAGATCCTGGGGATGTTAAACATATATCAATAGGCCGGGGAGAGGCTGTTGAGATCTCTACAGGAGCTCCTATCCCTCCTGGCGCTGATTCTGTTTTGATGGTTGAGTATACAAAGAGATCTGGGGATGAGGTGGTAGCATATAGATCTGTAACCCCTGGGGAGAACATCATGCCCTCGGGATCAGATATAATGTTGGGGGAGCTTGTCCTTAGAAGATGTAGTGTTATAGGTGAGAGGGAGGTAGGTGTCCTAGCCTCTATAGGTGTTAAAAGGGTGAGGGTATATAGAAGGCCGAGGGTTGCTGTGATCTCAACTGGGAGGGAGCTTATCCCCCCTGGATCTCCTCTAGAGTTTGGGAAGATCTATGATGTTAACTCCTACACAATAAGCCATGCCCTCAGAAGGCTTGGGGCTGAACCCCTTCTTCTAGGGATAGCTGGGGATGATCCCAAGGAGATCAGGGATATGGTTGAGAAGGGGTTAGAGCTAGGTGATATGGTGATCCTATCTGGTGGGACCTCGGCAGGACTTTCAGATATAACATATAAGGTGCTCAGCGATATAGGCCCTCCTGGGATAGTTGTTCACGGCCTTAAGGTGAAGCCTGGAAAGCCAACCGTGATCTCGATATCTAGGGATGGGAAGCTGGTTATAGGCTTGCCCGGCTATCCAAGCTCTGCCCTAATGATCTTCGACTTGGTTGTGAAGCCCCTTATAAAGAGGATGCTATGCCTGCCTGAGGAGAGGCATGTTATAAAGGCTAGGCTTGCTCTGAGGGTTGAGGGTGCTAGGGGTAGGAGGCTTCTGCTCCCAGTAAGCCTTGTGGATGTGGGGAGCTATATAGCTGCATATTCCCTGCCCTCTGAGTCAGGGGCTATAGCTACTATTGCTCAGGCCGATGGATATACGATCATCCCGGAGAATGTTGAGTTCGCTGTTGAGGGTGAGGAGGTCTATGTGAATCTCTTCTCACCAACATATATGCCAGCAGATCTATATATCGTTGGCAGCCACGATCTAGGTCTTGACAGGCTCATACCACTTATCAGAGGCTATAAGGTTAAAACAATATATGTTGGCTCGATCGGTGGTATAGTGTCTATTAAAAGGGGCGAGGCCGATATAGCTGGTATACATCTAGTGGATAGCGAGACCATGGAGTATAACATACCATTTCTAAAGAGATATGGTGTTAACAATGCATATCTGGTTAAAGGCTATATGAGGGAGCAGGGGATAATAGTCCCTAAGGGGAACCCACATGGCATAAGGGATGTGAGGGATATAATCAGGAAGAACCTCAGAATCGTTAATAGGGGGAGGAACACAGGGACAAGGATTCTTCTAGACAGCATCTTAAGAGCAATAGCTAGGGAAGAGGGTATCTCATTCGACGAGCTTGTCTCGAGGATAAGGGGTTATTACTATGAGGCGAAAACCCACACAGCTGTTGCTGCAGCAATAGCCCAGGGGAGGGCAGATGCCGGGATCGGGATTAGGGCTGCGGCCCATATGTATGGGCTAGACTTTATAAGCCTTGGATGGGAGAGATATGATTTCCTGGTACAGATAGCTAGAATTGGTAAGGAGTCTGTTAGATCATTTCTAGAGATGCTTAGAAGCAGCGAGTTCGCAGAGATCCTCTCATCGATCCCAGGCTATATGGTTCCCAAGGATATAGGGGAGATCATATGGAAGCCATAGAAGATCTTTAATGGCTAGAGAGCATCATATATGGAGAGATCAGGGTGTTCTAATGAAAATATGTGGGATCATACTTAGCGGTGGCATGTCAAGAAGATTCCAACGTCCAGGCGAGCCGTGGGTAGATAAGGCTCTATACCCAATTAAGGGGAAGCCGATGATAAGGATTATATATGAGTTGCTCCTAAGCCTCTCAGACACAGTTATAGTCTCTACAGGGATCCAGGAGAGGGCCGAGATATATAGGAGGGTTCTAGGCGATGCTATCTATGTAGGGGATGTAGAGGGGTTTGCAGGGCCTCTCTCAGGCCTCCTAGCATCTCTAAGCATATGCCCATATGAATATGCAGTAGCTGTTCCCGTGGATATGCCCTATATAGGGGCTGACCTTCTGAGGGAACTCCTAGCCAGGCTATCAATCCATGATGTATCATCACCGATCCTTCCAAATGGATTGGTGGAAACCACCGTAGTTGCTATGAGAAGATCTATTGCGAAGGATGTTCTAGAGATCCTCAGGAAATATGGGAGGGCAAGGCTAGCGGATCTACATAGAGGGGTTCCTAAAATATATCTACTCAATATGAAGAAACACGGCTTCGACCCCATAATGATTGCTAACATAAATAGGAGAGAGGATATAGATAGGAGGGTTGAATATCCAGAAGGCCCGCTCGATAGCGATGTCGATATAAGTAGGAGCTATAGCATAGAGGATATAGAGAATCCCTCCAACGAGAGGCTCAGGGGTAGCCTTTGGTGGACCCTGAGAACAGGGGATCCCTATGATGAGGTGAGGCTATACCTTGGTAAGGGCGTCTATATGTTTGCAGCATATGCTCTAGAGGATTCCAAAAATATCCTTGAGAGGTACGTTGGAAGGATGCTTCTGGAGAGCGTGTTTAGCGGTTTAACATGAACTAATTAATATATATTATATAATTTATTAATGTGATTTTAAAGATATATGTATAGATGGATGTATATTTAAATATACTAGTTTATAAGGCTGTTTAGAAATAATGTGTGGTGGCTAAATTGTCAAGTGATTATCAGAGGAGGGTTGAGGAGCTTAAGAGGCATCTAATGAATGAATATGCCCTCCTCCCAGAGTTTATAGATGGGTTAACAAGCATCCATGAGGAGGCTGAGGACTATACGTGCTTAACCCTTAAAAAGCTTATGGGTAGGAGGGATAAGGGGAGGCCCGCCGCCATAATCCTAGCACCAGAGGATAGGAAATCCCCGAGCGATGGGTGCTCATCCTGTCCTCCAGGGTGAGAGGATGGGTGGGGATGGAGGGGTAGATAGATCTAGGAGGGCTTTTCTCAAGCTAGCCTCGATAGCATCGGCGGCTTTAGCACTATCGGCTACATCTATAGTTGATGCCCAGTCCCCAGTCCCATATAAGGCTTGGAAGACTAGATGGTCCCTCGGTGAGATAGGGGGTAAGACGGATATTATAAGGGCTAAGGTAACGCCCGTGATATGTCCTTACTGCTCTATGGGCTGTAGCATTGACTTCTACACAGTTGGTGATAAGATAATATGGACATCAGGCTCCCCAGACTCATATATCAACTGGGGTGCTCTCTGTCCTAAGGGGGATGCTGCGTTCCAGCTTGTAGACAACGATCTGAGGGTTCTATATCCAATGATAAGAACCGGTCCGAAGCCCCCTGTTGAGGAGATACTGAGTGCTAAGAGCTGGGATGAGCTTGTTGCGATTGTGAAGAAGTATCCGCCTAAGTGGAAGATTGTTTCGTGGGATGAGGCGTTCAGATATATTGCTGAGAAGCTAACAGCTATTCTAGAGGAATGGAGATCCAAGACTGGGGCTCCTAAGCAGAAGGATGGCTACTACTACATAGGATCATCTGTTCCGGTCCAGGTAATAGGCTCCTCAATACTTCTCAATGAAGAGGCATTCCTCACTAAGAAGCTTGCAGTGTTTCTAGGAACCGCTAACATGGATTCACAGTTTAGAAAGTGCCACAGCTCGACAGTAACTAGCTTAGGTGTAACATATGGCTGGGGTGCTGAGACTGCTAGTGTAGAGGATGTGGCTCTAGCTGATGTGGTTCTCTTCTTCTCAAGCCCTGCCGAGAATCACCCGCTCTCATTCTGGTACTTCTGGAAGGGTAAGAGGGAGAGGGGGACTATCTTCATAACATTCGATCCGAGGCTCTCTAGAACTGCTATGGTTTCTGATATATGGGTTCCATTCAGATCAGGGTCGGATACAGCTATACTCCTCTATATCCTACACTATGCATTCTTCGAGAGAAACCCACCTATAGATCAGCTTGATGAGTTTAAGAGGCTTATGAGTAGGTGGAACATAACGCAGGATGATCTTAACGAGCTAAAGGATCTCGTATCGCAGTATAACGCTGAGGAGGTATCAAGGATCTCTGGGGTACCTGTAGATCTTCTGAGAACAGTTGCTAGAATCTATGTTGAGAGGAGCGGAGTGGTTACGAACCATAAGAAGCATGGCATAATCCAGTGGGCCATGGGCTTCACGCAGCATACAAACGCCACGATAAACATTATAAGAGCTGCAGCGATAGTACAGCTCCTACTAGGCAACGTAGGCTTCCCAGGAGGAGGTACGCATCCGTTCAGGGGGCACAGCAATGTTCAGGGGGCGAACGATGTTCAGGGATCGGGGATAGAGTCTCTGCCAGGCTATCATGGGCATCCAACAAGCGCTGCCGAGGTAAGGCTCTACCAGGACTGGAAGCTCCAGGGGATGCCAGATGCATGGAATTGGGAGGTTCCTGATTGGGCTTTAAAGTCCTTCCCAGCTCTACAGGCTAGTGCTAAGAAGGGGCAGGCAGATCTGAATAAGGTTCTCCAGGTATTCAAGTTCTATGGATGGAGGAGGTTCGAGCTTCTCTGGGGGCTATTCTGTGGAACAGACCCTGAGGATGATCCCGTTAACGGTACTGTCATATGTGACTTCCACTTCGGAACAGGGAGCACAGAGGTTGTCTTTCCGAGAAGGGCTCTGAATAAGGAGATAAGGGCTGCCCTAGTATTTGGAGAGAACCCAGCTGTCACTAACCCCAATGCCAAGATCATATGGGCTGCCCTAGCATCCCTAGATCTCCTCGTGGTTAGCGATATATTTGAGACGGAGACAGCTTGGTTCGCAGATGTGCTTCTACCAGCAGCTGCCTTTGCTGAGAAAGAGGGTACTAGGACAGATGGTAACAGGGTTATCCAGTGGAGCTATAAGGCCCTAGAGCCTAAGGGGGTCTCGAGGCCTGATTACTGGATAGTTGTCAAGCTATTTGACTACCTATATAGAGCCGGGGCTATAAAGCTCCCAAGCATGGTTTATGGTAAGAATGTTGAGAGGGTGAAGTTCAGAGTAGGGGGTAGGGTTGTGGATGTTTATGAGAGGATCATAGATCCCAAGGCTTCGTGGAACTATGCTGGGGGTACTGGTAATGCAACACCTATAGGGCCTATAGAGGCTGAGGTGAACCCGAGGATCATAAGTAAGGAGATAAGCTACTCAACACTGATCTATGATGGGATATATAACCCCGTTAGAGATGAGTTCACAACCATGAGGAGGAACTCAACGCTTAGGAAGGAGGGTGAGATAGATGGTCTCTTTAGCAAGGCATTCGGAGTATATAAGAACTGGGGCTGGTCATGGCCCCAGAATGTGAGGTTCCTCTACAACTACGACTCCCTCGTTGCTGTCCTCGGAACTAGCTATAGATTCACAGCAGCTGGTAGAGAGTGGGTAGTGACTGGGGAGACAGGCGAGTGGATCGATGAGTATACAGGTGAGTATAGGCCGGCATTCATACCCGGCCATAACTTCTGGGAGCCCAGGGCCTTTAAGAGGAGGCTCAGCGGGATCTCTGATCTATGGGGAGGTGCTAATATAATGATGTTCATTAGAACCGGGCAGCTGGAGTTCCCCGCCAAGAGCTTCGTTGTTATCCAGGATGGGGATGTGAAGATACTATCCTTCCAAGAGTTTGTAGCCCTCACGGGTATGAGGTATCTATGGGCCAACGACACCCTCTACTGGGACGAGCAGACAGCTAGTATGAAGGCGGCTGTTAAAAGACCATTCTTCCCAGGCGATAGCTGGGCTAAGTATAAGCCTGTCTATGAGCAGTTTAGATCTAAGCTCCAGCAATACTATAGCCAGACTGGGAGTATGAAGCAGGCAGTGCTAAAGGTTATAGATGAGATGAAGGGATGGTACGCAGGATATAACTTCAGCTACCCAATACACACGGAGCCCGCAGAATCTCCAGATCCTGAGCTTGCGATTAAATACCCAACAATAGCGTGGATCAACCCATACAATGTTATGGTTCTCAAGGAGCAGCCAGACATAACATCTGGAAAACCCGTCGGGCTTGCCCTGGTTCCAAGTGAGCTGAAGGAGAGGGGAGAGCTTGTTGTGCTAACAACAAACAGGCTTACAGAGATGTTCCACAGCGGCGCTATGACAAGGAACCTGCCCCTGCTATCACAGCTCGTGCCGGAGCCCTTCGCATATATACCGGAGCCCCTAGCAGCTAAGCTAGGTATAAAGTCTGGTGACTATGTTGAGATAGCAACTGCGAGGGGTGTTATAAGGCTAAAGGCCTTTGTAACAAAGGGAGAGGCTGTTGTCAGGGTGAACAACAAGGATCTGCCGGTGGTTAACCTGATATGGGCCTTCAGCTTCCAGGGGAGAACCACTGGGCCTCAGGCTAACTTCCTAAACCCAGATGTGGGGGATGTGGTTACAACTATACAGGAGTCAAAGGCATGGATAGGTTTTGTAAGGAGGGCGGGGTGATGGTAGATGGTTAAGATGGAGTTCCCGAGCAAGGATAGCGGTATAGCTGTGCTCGTTAACATAGATAACTG from the Sulfolobales archaeon genome contains:
- a CDS encoding molybdopterin-dependent oxidoreductase, giving the protein MGGDGGVDRSRRAFLKLASIASAALALSATSIVDAQSPVPYKAWKTRWSLGEIGGKTDIIRAKVTPVICPYCSMGCSIDFYTVGDKIIWTSGSPDSYINWGALCPKGDAAFQLVDNDLRVLYPMIRTGPKPPVEEILSAKSWDELVAIVKKYPPKWKIVSWDEAFRYIAEKLTAILEEWRSKTGAPKQKDGYYYIGSSVPVQVIGSSILLNEEAFLTKKLAVFLGTANMDSQFRKCHSSTVTSLGVTYGWGAETASVEDVALADVVLFFSSPAENHPLSFWYFWKGKRERGTIFITFDPRLSRTAMVSDIWVPFRSGSDTAILLYILHYAFFERNPPIDQLDEFKRLMSRWNITQDDLNELKDLVSQYNAEEVSRISGVPVDLLRTVARIYVERSGVVTNHKKHGIIQWAMGFTQHTNATINIIRAAAIVQLLLGNVGFPGGGTHPFRGHSNVQGANDVQGSGIESLPGYHGHPTSAAEVRLYQDWKLQGMPDAWNWEVPDWALKSFPALQASAKKGQADLNKVLQVFKFYGWRRFELLWGLFCGTDPEDDPVNGTVICDFHFGTGSTEVVFPRRALNKEIRAALVFGENPAVTNPNAKIIWAALASLDLLVVSDIFETETAWFADVLLPAAAFAEKEGTRTDGNRVIQWSYKALEPKGVSRPDYWIVVKLFDYLYRAGAIKLPSMVYGKNVERVKFRVGGRVVDVYERIIDPKASWNYAGGTGNATPIGPIEAEVNPRIISKEISYSTLIYDGIYNPVRDEFTTMRRNSTLRKEGEIDGLFSKAFGVYKNWGWSWPQNVRFLYNYDSLVAVLGTSYRFTAAGREWVVTGETGEWIDEYTGEYRPAFIPGHNFWEPRAFKRRLSGISDLWGGANIMMFIRTGQLEFPAKSFVVIQDGDVKILSFQEFVALTGMRYLWANDTLYWDEQTASMKAAVKRPFFPGDSWAKYKPVYEQFRSKLQQYYSQTGSMKQAVLKVIDEMKGWYAGYNFSYPIHTEPAESPDPELAIKYPTIAWINPYNVMVLKEQPDITSGKPVGLALVPSELKERGELVVLTTNRLTEMFHSGAMTRNLPLLSQLVPEPFAYIPEPLAAKLGIKSGDYVEIATARGVIRLKAFVTKGEAVVRVNNKDLPVVNLIWAFSFQGRTTGPQANFLNPDVGDVVTTIQESKAWIGFVRRAG
- a CDS encoding molybdenum cofactor guanylyltransferase, with product MAREHHIWRDQGVLMKICGIILSGGMSRRFQRPGEPWVDKALYPIKGKPMIRIIYELLLSLSDTVIVSTGIQERAEIYRRVLGDAIYVGDVEGFAGPLSGLLASLSICPYEYAVAVPVDMPYIGADLLRELLARLSIHDVSSPILPNGLVETTVVAMRRSIAKDVLEILRKYGRARLADLHRGVPKIYLLNMKKHGFDPIMIANINRREDIDRRVEYPEGPLDSDVDISRSYSIEDIENPSNERLRGSLWWTLRTGDPYDEVRLYLGKGVYMFAAYALEDSKNILERYVGRMLLESVFSGLT
- a CDS encoding molybdopterin biosynthesis protein is translated as DSFGRVLAEDIYSSIDVPPFDRSTMDGYAVRSEDLYGASEITPVTLKIVGRIDPGDVKHISIGRGEAVEISTGAPIPPGADSVLMVEYTKRSGDEVVAYRSVTPGENIMPSGSDIMLGELVLRRCSVIGEREVGVLASIGVKRVRVYRRPRVAVISTGRELIPPGSPLEFGKIYDVNSYTISHALRRLGAEPLLLGIAGDDPKEIRDMVEKGLELGDMVILSGGTSAGLSDITYKVLSDIGPPGIVVHGLKVKPGKPTVISISRDGKLVIGLPGYPSSALMIFDLVVKPLIKRMLCLPEERHVIKARLALRVEGARGRRLLLPVSLVDVGSYIAAYSLPSESGAIATIAQADGYTIIPENVEFAVEGEEVYVNLFSPTYMPADLYIVGSHDLGLDRLIPLIRGYKVKTIYVGSIGGIVSIKRGEADIAGIHLVDSETMEYNIPFLKRYGVNNAYLVKGYMREQGIIVPKGNPHGIRDVRDIIRKNLRIVNRGRNTGTRILLDSILRAIAREEGISFDELVSRIRGYYYEAKTHTAVAAAIAQGRADAGIGIRAAAHMYGLDFISLGWERYDFLVQIARIGKESVRSFLEMLRSSEFAEILSSIPGYMVPKDIGEIIWKP